From a single Streptomyces liliifuscus genomic region:
- a CDS encoding class I SAM-dependent methyltransferase has product MTSNSTGEEVKNGEEWPRVDWDAEAATFDDEPDHGLRDPAVREAWAARLRGWLPRGPADVLDLGCGTGSLSLLASEQRHRVTGVDSSPRMVDLARAKLAGRDAAFLVGDAGAPPVGEQRFDVVLVRHVLWTLPEPGRVLRHWLGLLRPGGRLVLIEGVWGTVSPVGISADRLTGLLAPLAEDVRVEPLSDDPLLWGREVEDERYAVVAVP; this is encoded by the coding sequence ATGACGAGTAACAGCACAGGCGAAGAAGTGAAGAACGGTGAAGAGTGGCCTCGTGTCGACTGGGACGCCGAGGCCGCGACGTTCGACGACGAGCCCGACCACGGACTGCGGGACCCCGCCGTGCGCGAGGCCTGGGCGGCCAGGCTGCGCGGCTGGCTGCCCCGCGGCCCGGCCGACGTGCTCGATCTGGGCTGCGGCACCGGCAGCCTGTCGCTCCTCGCGTCCGAGCAGCGGCACCGGGTCACGGGTGTCGACTCCTCGCCCCGCATGGTCGACCTCGCCCGCGCCAAGCTGGCGGGGCGTGACGCGGCGTTCCTGGTCGGGGACGCGGGGGCCCCGCCGGTCGGGGAGCAGCGCTTCGACGTCGTCCTCGTCCGCCATGTGCTGTGGACACTGCCCGAACCGGGCCGCGTCCTGCGGCACTGGCTCGGGCTGCTCCGCCCCGGCGGACGGCTCGTGCTCATAGAGGGCGTCTGGGGGACGGTGAGCCCGGTCGGCATATCCGCCGACCGGCTGACCGGACTGCTCGCGCCCCTCGCGGAGGACGTCCGCGTGGAGCCGCTGTCGGACGACCCGCTGCTGTGGGGACGAGAGGTGGAGGACGAGCGGTACGCGGTGGTGGCCGTGCCCTGA
- a CDS encoding DUF402 domain-containing protein → MSANSSDSPLQLDIVLVKAGRTKIRYPAELLHDDGNHVTVRAAWAGAGVRDFGFVRFEPGDVFTEHYWRDRWYAVKEVRGPEGVLKGWYCDITRPASVSEGELVVEDLDLDLWRSADGGTVLRLDEDEFAESGLETTDPQAAAAARSALDELELRAHEDDFEALLT, encoded by the coding sequence ATGTCCGCGAACTCGTCTGATTCCCCCCTCCAGTTGGACATCGTCCTGGTCAAAGCGGGCCGTACGAAGATCCGTTACCCGGCCGAGCTGCTGCACGACGACGGCAACCACGTCACCGTCCGAGCGGCCTGGGCCGGTGCCGGAGTCCGCGACTTCGGCTTCGTACGCTTCGAACCGGGCGACGTCTTCACCGAGCACTACTGGCGCGACCGCTGGTACGCGGTGAAGGAGGTCCGTGGTCCCGAGGGCGTACTGAAGGGCTGGTACTGCGACATCACCCGCCCGGCTTCCGTCTCCGAGGGCGAACTGGTCGTCGAGGACCTCGACCTCGACCTGTGGCGCTCCGCCGACGGCGGGACCGTACTGCGTCTGGACGAGGACGAGTTCGCGGAGAGCGGTCTGGAGACCACCGATCCGCAGGCCGCGGCCGCCGCCCGGTCCGCCCTTGACGAGCTCGAACTCCGCGCCCACGAGGACGACTTCGAGGCACTCCTGACCTAG
- a CDS encoding GNAT family N-acetyltransferase, translated as MTVIVRDFRAGDAEGFARIRHLALPFMLSTPEAITYDAANVHPDAHFQPLVAEEDGELVGTAQVGIVYDSPQPGQGYLNVYVHPDRQGRGAGTLLVRTAEERLAALDATKLFVRVVDEPANRAFAEKRGYLPRRSAHFLRLDLATCTLPPRQEPPTDVELCTAADFADDPRPLFDLDAETLADEPSDISHEFTDYEAWLKETWYHPLLSHELTSVAVVDGRPAAFSAARTDGGTRYGTVMTGTARAHRGRGLAKLAKNDSLHRARAAGFTEAFTANDAGNEPMLAVNKWFGYEICATEVQHVRELV; from the coding sequence ATGACTGTGATCGTCCGCGACTTCCGCGCCGGAGACGCCGAGGGCTTCGCCCGTATCCGGCACCTGGCACTCCCCTTCATGCTCTCCACCCCCGAGGCCATCACCTACGACGCCGCGAACGTCCACCCCGACGCCCACTTCCAGCCGCTGGTCGCGGAGGAGGACGGCGAACTCGTCGGCACCGCCCAGGTCGGCATCGTGTACGACAGCCCGCAGCCCGGCCAGGGCTATCTGAACGTGTACGTGCACCCGGACCGCCAGGGCCGGGGCGCCGGCACACTCCTCGTGAGGACCGCCGAGGAGCGCCTCGCCGCCCTGGACGCGACCAAGCTCTTCGTCCGGGTCGTGGACGAGCCGGCGAACCGCGCCTTCGCGGAGAAGCGCGGCTACCTCCCCCGTCGCTCCGCGCACTTCCTCCGCCTGGACCTGGCGACGTGCACACTGCCGCCGCGCCAGGAGCCGCCCACGGACGTCGAACTGTGCACGGCCGCGGACTTCGCCGACGACCCCCGCCCGCTGTTCGACCTGGACGCGGAGACGCTGGCGGACGAACCGAGCGACATCTCCCACGAGTTCACGGACTACGAGGCCTGGCTGAAGGAGACCTGGTACCACCCCCTCCTCAGCCATGAACTGACCTCGGTCGCGGTCGTCGACGGCCGCCCCGCGGCGTTCAGCGCCGCCCGTACCGACGGCGGCACCCGCTACGGCACCGTGATGACCGGCACGGCCCGGGCCCACCGCGGGCGCGGCCTCGCCAAGCTCGCCAAGAACGACTCCCTGCACCGCGCCCGCGCGGCCGGCTTCACGGAGGCGTTCACGGCCAACGACGCGGGCAACGAACCGATGCTCGCGGTCAACAAGTGGTTCGGCTACGAGATCTGCGCCACGGAGGTGCAACATGTCCGCGAACTCGTCTGA
- a CDS encoding GntR family transcriptional regulator produces the protein MTLKIDIEDDAGIAPYEQVRAQISEQARAGALPVGYRLPTVRGLAEELGLAANTVAKAYRALESDGVIETRGRNGTFVAAAGSAAEREAVSAAQAYADRVRRLGLSEAAALAAARDALRAAYGASG, from the coding sequence GTGACGCTGAAGATCGACATTGAGGACGACGCGGGGATCGCGCCCTACGAGCAGGTGCGCGCCCAGATTTCCGAACAGGCGCGAGCGGGGGCGTTGCCTGTGGGCTATCGGCTGCCGACCGTGCGGGGGTTGGCCGAGGAGCTCGGCCTCGCCGCCAACACGGTCGCCAAGGCGTACCGGGCTCTTGAGTCCGACGGGGTGATCGAGACGCGGGGGCGCAACGGAACGTTCGTCGCTGCCGCGGGCTCGGCGGCGGAGCGGGAAGCGGTGTCCGCCGCGCAGGCCTATGCCGATCGTGTGCGGCGGCTCGGGTTGTCCGAGGCCGCCGCCCTCGCCGCGGCCCGGGATGCGCTGCGCGCGGCGTATGGGGCGTCCGGCTGA
- a CDS encoding DUF5925 domain-containing protein, whose amino-acid sequence MSANPHDALPIRLNVDDSDSPSDVVDALFLGRFATGEQPHSHSANIDRVRSGATLLPPDAQVLRSARDDDRSATLAEGEGWTVLVSRWNRGADITVTATSSELAEKVLGQATDGAADEPEPQPENVTMGFWYVSPRRGPHRTTRQISAGTWEEVRANYTAPVADAMDGLMKTTPEDIAGRLLLLHGPPGTGKTSALRTLARSWRDWCQVDCVLDPERLFSDVGYLMDIAIGEEDGTGKGRWRLLLLEDCDELIRGEAKHTAGQALSRLLNLTDGLLGQGRNVLVGVTTNEDLERLHPAVVRPGRCLARIEVGPLTRHESAAWLGTEEGLGREGATLAELYALRRGTTPTSVPDQREGADAGLYL is encoded by the coding sequence ATGTCTGCGAACCCACACGACGCTCTGCCGATCCGGCTCAACGTCGACGACAGCGACTCACCGTCGGACGTCGTCGACGCGCTGTTCCTCGGCCGCTTCGCGACGGGCGAGCAGCCGCACTCGCACTCGGCGAACATCGACCGCGTACGCTCCGGGGCCACGCTGCTCCCTCCCGACGCACAGGTGCTGCGGTCCGCGCGCGACGACGACCGCAGCGCGACCCTCGCCGAGGGCGAGGGCTGGACGGTGCTGGTGTCGCGCTGGAACAGGGGCGCCGACATCACCGTCACCGCGACCAGCTCCGAGCTCGCCGAGAAGGTGCTCGGCCAGGCCACGGACGGCGCGGCCGACGAGCCCGAACCCCAGCCGGAGAACGTGACGATGGGGTTCTGGTACGTGTCGCCCCGGCGCGGACCGCACCGCACGACCCGCCAGATCTCGGCGGGTACGTGGGAAGAGGTGCGCGCCAACTACACCGCGCCCGTGGCGGACGCGATGGACGGCCTGATGAAGACGACGCCCGAGGACATCGCGGGCCGTCTGCTGTTGCTGCACGGTCCGCCGGGTACGGGCAAGACGTCGGCGCTGCGGACGCTGGCGCGCTCGTGGCGGGACTGGTGTCAGGTGGACTGTGTGCTGGACCCGGAGCGGCTCTTCTCGGACGTCGGCTATCTGATGGACATCGCGATCGGCGAGGAGGACGGCACGGGGAAGGGCCGCTGGCGGCTGCTGTTGCTGGAGGACTGCGACGAGCTGATCCGCGGCGAGGCCAAGCACACGGCGGGCCAGGCGCTCTCCCGCCTGCTGAACCTCACGGACGGTCTGCTGGGCCAGGGCCGCAACGTCCTGGTGGGCGTCACCACCAACGAGGACCTGGAGCGCCTGCACCCCGCCGTCGTACGCCCCGGCCGCTGCCTCGCCCGTATCGAGGTCGGCCCGCTCACCCGCCACGAGTCCGCCGCCTGGCTGGGCACGGAGGAGGGCCTGGGCCGCGAGGGCGCCACCCTCGCCGAGCTCTACGCCCTGCGCCGCGGCACCACCCCGACCTCGGTCCCGGACCAACGAGAGGGCGCGGACGCGGGTCTGTACCTGTAG
- a CDS encoding GH39 family glycosyl hydrolase produces MGRHGWNSGARRWRFTALLGVGVAALALVLTLIHTLPGDAGSEAGTTRDGDKVHGTPAVPPSAPRPEVGWGFTHTQFSADEGSGAATKRVEKRLGEQPLPQIQHIMGWGADNPEPVKGRYDFEDMDRRIDFVRETGGTPVVTLCCAPDWMKGGKPGSDKTDWSQAALETAPDRAHYKDYAALAATVAKRYPDVRHFIVWNEFKGFWNDAEARWDYEGYTELYNLVYKALKKVDKDIEVGGPYLVMDSLDPRQKENASTTLKGSWGTMDQRILDAFDYWNKHKAGADFVVVDGSSYTKDDDLLPDEFGATDKFTAVSRWVREQTGDLPLWWAEYYVEPADGDDIRDGWSEPHRVAVQASGLIAMARGGTTSAFYWNPETEKGATCPGCLWTPTDRASGGKALSMLDLISRFDREFPPGTKYEQVSVAADDKPNVRVLADDKALLVVNTLDRKISAEVDGERFEMGAYEVKWLRR; encoded by the coding sequence ATGGGACGTCATGGGTGGAATTCGGGGGCTCGGCGGTGGCGGTTCACCGCTCTGCTCGGTGTGGGCGTGGCCGCTCTGGCCCTGGTGCTGACTCTGATCCACACACTTCCCGGCGACGCGGGAAGCGAGGCCGGCACGACCCGCGACGGTGACAAGGTGCACGGCACACCGGCCGTTCCCCCCTCCGCGCCGAGGCCCGAGGTGGGCTGGGGCTTCACCCACACCCAGTTCAGCGCCGACGAGGGCAGCGGCGCCGCCACGAAGCGGGTGGAGAAGCGCCTCGGCGAGCAGCCCCTGCCGCAGATCCAGCACATCATGGGCTGGGGAGCGGACAACCCCGAGCCGGTCAAGGGGCGGTACGACTTCGAGGACATGGATCGCCGGATCGACTTCGTCCGGGAGACGGGCGGCACACCGGTCGTCACCCTGTGCTGTGCCCCGGACTGGATGAAGGGCGGCAAACCCGGCTCCGACAAGACCGACTGGAGCCAGGCGGCACTGGAGACGGCGCCGGACCGCGCCCACTACAAGGACTACGCCGCCCTCGCCGCGACCGTCGCCAAGCGCTACCCGGACGTACGCCACTTCATCGTCTGGAACGAGTTCAAGGGTTTCTGGAACGACGCCGAGGCCCGCTGGGACTACGAGGGCTACACCGAGCTGTACAACCTCGTGTACAAGGCGCTCAAGAAGGTCGACAAGGACATCGAGGTCGGCGGGCCCTATCTGGTGATGGACAGCCTCGACCCGCGCCAGAAGGAGAACGCGTCGACGACGCTGAAGGGCAGCTGGGGCACCATGGACCAGCGGATCCTCGACGCCTTCGACTACTGGAACAAGCACAAGGCGGGCGCGGACTTCGTCGTCGTCGACGGGTCCAGCTACACCAAGGACGACGACCTGCTGCCGGACGAGTTCGGGGCCACCGACAAGTTCACCGCCGTCAGCCGGTGGGTGCGCGAGCAGACCGGTGACCTGCCGCTGTGGTGGGCCGAGTACTACGTGGAGCCCGCCGACGGCGACGACATCCGCGACGGCTGGTCCGAGCCGCATCGCGTCGCCGTGCAGGCCTCGGGGCTGATCGCGATGGCCCGCGGCGGCACGACCTCCGCCTTCTACTGGAACCCGGAGACCGAGAAGGGCGCCACCTGTCCCGGCTGCCTGTGGACGCCGACCGACCGCGCCTCCGGCGGCAAGGCGTTGTCGATGCTCGACCTCATCTCCCGCTTCGACAGGGAGTTTCCGCCGGGCACGAAGTACGAGCAGGTGTCTGTCGCCGCGGACGACAAGCCGAACGTGCGGGTCCTTGCCGATGACAAGGCGCTTCTCGTCGTGAACACGCTGGATCGGAAGATCAGTGCGGAGGTCGACGGGGAGCGGTTCGAGATGGGGGCGTACGAAGTGAAGTGGCTTCGGCGGTAG
- a CDS encoding lipopolysaccharide biosynthesis protein, whose product MSDTTTAQADTPTSEAPERSGRRLRLPGLGRSSGGSPLFRNAYALMLNTGISAVLGLGFWLAAARYYSESAVGQGSAAIAAMKLLAGLTAVTLTGALARFIPVAGRGTGRLIFRTYAGSSVVVALAAGLFLLTLNLWGSSYRFLHSPLIAVGFVGAVVAWSVLTLQDGVLTGLRSALWVPVGNTVFSAVKLVLLVAFAAAIPTMGVFVSWVAAIAVSVLPLGWLVFRRLVPRHVKATAEHAEPPTTREIGRFLAGDYTGSLFSLAVVYLVPVIVAAQVSSADNAYFYITTTIGGTVNLLAINMGASLTVEGSHDPARLAANTRAALRRMARIMLPVAAVLFFGAPWILGVFGQGYADAATPLLRWFAVGAVLRVVMETYFAVLRAQSRTSGLAWLQGLLCLLVLGLTVILLPRMGLTGAGVAEISSLAVIVALAAPRLYRIVRTAPADAVPEGAAPDGDLADLGARDVPASQPDKPKKGRGPAWAQRLDTDTLALGVQLDFDHLERRPDVRPGPGTPPTGTPKVERPERRSEPRPDHRPTWALKAPLQLPPARVEVGLPVEEREPGSETSLGPSEAEVDAPFEPSASRSGDESEGMRERRASGASGAVRGKGSSRLALEAGGQETGGRSGPSAPPVSLWERLRPTRLGVVLGCLLTAALVLYWVPAAGLGERDLDRMGGLGLVSVLPTPTLVGAGLLVTVFASLLWLGREHRVLLLVTLLATVVSLHALPAVIETEPRFATAWQHLGFIDYIDRTGSAVPDLDARWSWPGFFAGAAFVAKACGVTDLTEVIRWWPMTMQLLYLAPLFLLVRHMRASWRAKWTGIWIFVLSGWVGQDYFSPQGFTYLLYLVFVAILLVWFRAPRVLWTKARPGELEVEPTDRRQRAVLLMVLIGLFMATVPAHQLTPFVMLGVLAVLVLIGRSELRGLPILFAVVVCVWIGFLAEPYWSGHFDELFGGVGGVGSNVSSSVSGRIGEGSSSHKLVLYARVALAGGVMALACWGWWRRRDHKYRERSLLVLTFVPFLGFGMQSYGGEMALRVFMFALPGAALLAALALFPRTGVTAKERDKDRVSLAPLAALMAGLVLMGGFLVARWGNEPFERIRPGEVAGMEYVYAHDKPTVRLLWLSDDTVNNVTPAMPWGARDMERVEYLPTLAPPDPVLVSGLVKSLKDAGPNSFLMVNRSQVTYLQLDVGYSRTWDTRLVHNLDARPELRKTFANDDVTIYTLRKQPGGKVAEPDPGPIGPQVTWTPWSVVGGLAAIALILLLTTREVVRVAVRPSVRQLQWLQSTFWFSLPLLAVLLASLVQRFLTMA is encoded by the coding sequence GTGTCTGACACGACCACGGCCCAGGCCGACACTCCCACGTCCGAGGCACCCGAACGGTCCGGGCGCCGCCTTCGTCTGCCCGGCCTCGGCCGGTCGTCCGGAGGCAGCCCGCTGTTCCGCAACGCCTACGCCCTGATGCTGAACACCGGGATCTCCGCCGTGCTGGGGCTGGGCTTCTGGCTGGCCGCCGCCCGGTACTACTCCGAGTCGGCGGTCGGCCAGGGCTCCGCCGCGATCGCCGCGATGAAGCTCCTCGCGGGGCTCACCGCGGTGACGCTGACGGGCGCCCTCGCGCGCTTCATCCCGGTCGCCGGCCGAGGCACCGGACGGCTGATCTTCCGTACGTACGCGGGCAGTTCGGTGGTCGTGGCGCTGGCCGCGGGCCTCTTCCTGCTCACGCTGAACCTCTGGGGTTCCTCGTACCGCTTCCTGCACAGCCCGCTGATCGCCGTCGGTTTCGTGGGGGCCGTCGTCGCCTGGTCGGTGCTGACGCTCCAGGACGGGGTGCTGACCGGACTGCGCAGCGCGCTGTGGGTGCCGGTCGGCAACACCGTGTTCTCGGCGGTGAAGCTGGTGCTGCTGGTGGCGTTCGCCGCGGCCATCCCGACCATGGGTGTCTTCGTGTCGTGGGTCGCGGCCATCGCGGTGTCCGTGCTGCCGCTGGGCTGGCTGGTGTTCCGCCGCCTGGTGCCGCGGCATGTGAAGGCGACCGCGGAGCACGCAGAACCGCCCACCACCAGGGAGATCGGGCGGTTCCTCGCGGGCGACTACACCGGCTCGCTGTTCTCGCTGGCCGTGGTGTACCTCGTCCCGGTGATCGTCGCCGCGCAGGTCAGCTCCGCCGACAACGCGTACTTCTACATCACCACGACCATCGGCGGCACGGTCAACCTGCTCGCCATCAACATGGGCGCCTCGCTGACCGTCGAGGGCTCGCACGACCCGGCGCGGCTGGCCGCGAACACCCGGGCCGCGCTGCGCCGGATGGCGCGGATCATGCTGCCGGTGGCCGCGGTGCTGTTCTTCGGGGCGCCGTGGATCCTCGGCGTGTTCGGCCAGGGTTACGCGGACGCGGCGACGCCGCTGCTGCGCTGGTTCGCGGTCGGCGCGGTGCTGCGGGTCGTCATGGAGACGTACTTCGCGGTGCTGCGCGCGCAGAGCCGTACCTCCGGACTCGCCTGGCTGCAGGGCCTGTTGTGCCTGCTGGTGCTCGGGCTGACGGTGATCCTGCTCCCCCGCATGGGCCTGACCGGCGCGGGCGTGGCGGAGATCTCCAGCCTCGCGGTGATCGTGGCACTCGCCGCGCCGAGGCTGTACCGGATCGTCAGGACCGCGCCGGCCGACGCCGTGCCCGAGGGCGCGGCGCCCGACGGCGACCTGGCGGACCTGGGTGCCCGCGATGTGCCCGCGTCGCAGCCGGACAAGCCGAAGAAGGGGCGCGGCCCGGCCTGGGCTCAGCGGCTCGACACGGACACGCTGGCGCTCGGTGTGCAGCTGGACTTCGACCACCTGGAGCGACGGCCTGACGTACGGCCCGGTCCTGGCACACCGCCCACCGGGACACCGAAGGTCGAGCGGCCGGAGCGCCGCAGCGAACCGCGTCCCGACCACCGGCCGACGTGGGCGCTCAAGGCGCCCCTCCAACTGCCCCCCGCCCGCGTGGAGGTGGGCCTGCCCGTCGAGGAGCGGGAACCCGGTTCCGAGACCTCCCTCGGCCCGTCCGAGGCCGAGGTGGACGCCCCCTTCGAGCCGTCGGCGAGCAGGTCGGGCGACGAGTCGGAGGGCATGCGCGAACGGAGAGCGTCCGGCGCGTCGGGTGCCGTGCGCGGTAAGGGGTCTTCGCGGCTCGCGCTCGAAGCGGGTGGACAGGAGACGGGTGGGCGGTCCGGTCCGTCCGCGCCGCCGGTGTCCTTGTGGGAGCGGCTGCGGCCGACCCGGCTCGGGGTGGTGCTCGGCTGTCTGCTGACGGCCGCGCTGGTCCTGTACTGGGTGCCCGCGGCCGGACTCGGCGAGCGCGATCTCGACCGGATGGGCGGGCTCGGCCTGGTCTCCGTGCTGCCGACGCCGACGCTGGTCGGGGCCGGTCTGCTGGTCACGGTGTTCGCCTCGCTGCTCTGGCTGGGCCGTGAGCACCGGGTCCTGCTGCTGGTCACGCTGCTGGCCACCGTGGTGTCGCTGCACGCGCTGCCCGCGGTCATCGAGACCGAGCCGCGGTTCGCGACGGCCTGGCAGCACCTCGGATTCATCGACTACATCGACCGGACCGGGTCCGCCGTGCCCGACCTGGACGCGCGCTGGAGCTGGCCCGGCTTCTTCGCGGGGGCCGCGTTCGTCGCCAAGGCCTGCGGGGTCACCGACCTCACCGAGGTCATCCGCTGGTGGCCGATGACCATGCAACTCCTCTATCTGGCCCCGCTGTTCCTGCTCGTACGCCATATGCGCGCGAGCTGGCGGGCCAAGTGGACCGGCATCTGGATCTTCGTGCTCAGCGGCTGGGTGGGCCAGGACTACTTCTCCCCCCAGGGCTTCACGTATCTCCTCTATCTGGTCTTCGTGGCGATCCTGCTCGTGTGGTTCCGGGCGCCACGGGTGCTGTGGACGAAGGCGCGGCCCGGCGAGCTGGAGGTCGAGCCGACCGACCGGCGCCAACGGGCCGTGCTGCTCATGGTGTTGATCGGGCTGTTCATGGCGACGGTCCCGGCGCACCAGCTCACGCCGTTCGTGATGCTGGGCGTCCTCGCGGTGCTCGTCCTGATCGGCCGCTCCGAACTGCGCGGCCTGCCCATCCTGTTCGCCGTCGTGGTCTGCGTGTGGATCGGCTTCCTCGCCGAGCCGTACTGGTCGGGGCACTTCGACGAGCTGTTCGGCGGGGTCGGCGGCGTGGGCAGCAATGTGTCCTCGTCGGTCTCCGGCCGTATCGGGGAAGGCAGTTCGAGCCACAAGCTCGTCCTGTACGCGCGTGTGGCGCTGGCCGGCGGTGTGATGGCGCTGGCCTGCTGGGGCTGGTGGCGGCGGCGCGACCACAAGTACCGCGAGCGGTCGCTGCTGGTCCTCACCTTCGTCCCGTTCCTGGGCTTCGGCATGCAGTCGTACGGCGGCGAAATGGCGCTGCGCGTCTTCATGTTCGCCCTCCCGGGGGCGGCCCTGCTCGCCGCGCTCGCCCTGTTCCCGCGCACCGGCGTCACCGCGAAGGAACGGGACAAGGACCGGGTGAGCCTCGCCCCGCTCGCCGCGCTGATGGCGGGCCTCGTCCTGATGGGCGGCTTCCTGGTGGCCCGCTGGGGCAACGAGCCGTTCGAGCGGATCCGGCCGGGCGAGGTCGCCGGCATGGAGTACGTGTACGCGCACGACAAGCCGACGGTACGGCTGCTGTGGCTCAGCGACGACACGGTGAACAACGTGACGCCCGCGATGCCCTGGGGCGCGCGGGACATGGAGAGGGTGGAGTACCTGCCGACACTGGCGCCGCCCGATCCGGTCCTGGTGTCGGGCCTGGTCAAGTCCCTCAAGGACGCGGGTCCGAACTCGTTCCTCATGGTCAACCGCAGCCAGGTGACCTATCTCCAGCTGGACGTGGGCTACTCCAGGACCTGGGACACCCGGCTCGTCCACAACCTCGACGCCCGCCCGGAACTCCGCAAGACGTTCGCCAACGACGACGTGACCATCTACACCCTGCGCAAACAGCCGGGCGGCAAGGTCGCCGAGCCCGACCCCGGTCCGATCGGCCCCCAGGTCACCTGGACCCCCTGGTCGGTCGTCGGAGGCCTCGCCGCGATCGCCCTGATCCTCCTGCTGACGACCCGCGAGGTGGTACGGGTGGCCGTCCGCCCCAGCGTGCGACAACTGCAGTGGCTCCAGAGCACCTTCTGGTTCTCACTACCACTGCTGGCGGTGCTGCTGGCTTCGTTGGTCCAGAGGTTCTTGACGATGGCGTGA
- a CDS encoding polysaccharide deacetylase family protein: MNDPRDARDPCDARVPILMYHAVATAPNDATRELSVAPEAFTEQMALLGDLGFTPVNTAALAECWRASKPLPRRPVLITFDDGYEGVHRHALPVLAEHGFASTLFVSTGWLRGAYDTGGALDEMLDWDQVRALAGADVEIGGHSHTHPQLDQLSDEALWFELLRCREIVADELGVRPASFAYPYGYSSGRVRRIVREAGFAQALAVGNSLARRRQGPYALRRVTVRRSTGIEEFERLVEGRAVARTFARDRALTKGYAVVRRARQVRRKAIRSRV, from the coding sequence ATGAACGACCCGCGTGATGCGCGTGATCCGTGTGATGCGCGTGTGCCGATTCTGATGTACCACGCCGTCGCGACCGCGCCGAACGACGCGACCCGGGAGCTGTCCGTGGCGCCCGAGGCGTTCACCGAACAGATGGCGCTCCTCGGCGACTTGGGGTTCACGCCGGTCAACACCGCCGCGCTCGCGGAGTGCTGGCGCGCGTCGAAGCCGCTGCCGAGGCGGCCGGTCCTGATCACGTTCGACGACGGCTACGAGGGCGTGCACCGGCACGCGCTGCCCGTGCTCGCCGAGCACGGTTTCGCGTCCACGCTGTTCGTGTCGACGGGCTGGCTGCGTGGGGCGTACGACACCGGGGGCGCCCTCGACGAGATGCTCGACTGGGACCAGGTGCGCGCACTCGCTGGCGCGGACGTCGAGATCGGCGGCCACAGCCATACGCATCCGCAGCTGGACCAGCTGTCCGACGAGGCGCTCTGGTTCGAGCTGCTGCGCTGCCGGGAGATCGTCGCCGACGAGCTGGGCGTGCGCCCGGCGTCGTTCGCGTACCCGTACGGCTACTCCAGCGGCCGGGTGCGCCGGATCGTGCGCGAGGCCGGGTTCGCCCAGGCGCTCGCCGTCGGCAACAGCCTCGCCCGGCGCCGCCAGGGGCCGTACGCGCTGCGGCGGGTCACCGTGCGCCGCAGCACCGGTATCGAGGAGTTCGAGCGGCTCGTGGAGGGCCGCGCGGTCGCCCGTACCTTCGCCAGGGACCGCGCCCTCACCAAGGGGTACGCCGTGGTCCGCAGAGCACGACAGGTTCGCCGGAAGGCCATCCGTTCCCGTGTCTGA
- a CDS encoding glycosyltransferase family 2 protein produces MRTLDISVVVCVYTEDRWEDILAAVASVRAQSRPALETLLVVDHNQVLLDRLSKEYKETEGVRVLANAGPRGLSAGRNTGIAASYGDVIAFLDDDAVAERDWLRHFAEGYEDPRVMAVGGRTMPIWASGRRPAWFPEEFDWVVGCTYKGLPPGRVQVRNVLGGNASFRRTAFDAAGGFATGIGRDGDKRPLGCEETELCIRLTHARPDAVLLIDDRAVIHHRVPEAREHFAYFRTRTYAEGLSKALVARSVGADKGLESERRYTTRVLPAGVARGLRDALLARPGGAGRAAAIVTGVVTAAGGYVLGSVRARRGGATFSVVQIEGAER; encoded by the coding sequence TTGAGAACCCTGGACATCTCCGTGGTGGTCTGCGTCTACACCGAGGACCGCTGGGAGGACATCCTCGCGGCGGTCGCCTCGGTGCGGGCGCAGTCCAGGCCTGCCCTGGAGACGCTCCTGGTCGTGGACCACAACCAGGTGCTCCTGGACCGGCTTTCGAAGGAGTACAAGGAGACCGAAGGGGTTCGGGTGCTCGCCAACGCGGGCCCCCGGGGCCTCTCAGCGGGCCGCAACACCGGTATCGCCGCCTCGTACGGCGACGTCATCGCCTTCCTCGACGACGACGCCGTGGCCGAGCGCGACTGGCTGCGCCACTTCGCCGAGGGGTACGAGGATCCGCGGGTGATGGCCGTCGGCGGCCGTACGATGCCGATCTGGGCGTCGGGCCGCCGGCCTGCCTGGTTCCCCGAGGAGTTCGACTGGGTCGTGGGCTGCACGTACAAAGGGCTGCCGCCCGGCCGGGTCCAGGTGCGCAACGTGCTCGGAGGCAACGCCTCGTTCCGGCGCACCGCCTTCGACGCGGCGGGCGGTTTCGCGACCGGCATCGGGCGCGACGGCGACAAACGTCCGCTGGGCTGCGAGGAGACGGAGCTGTGCATCCGTCTCACCCACGCCCGGCCGGACGCGGTCCTGCTGATCGACGACCGTGCGGTGATCCACCACCGGGTCCCCGAGGCGCGCGAGCACTTCGCGTACTTCCGTACGCGGACGTATGCCGAGGGTCTGTCGAAGGCGCTGGTCGCGCGGAGTGTGGGCGCCGACAAGGGCCTTGAGTCCGAGCGCCGGTACACCACGCGTGTGCTGCCCGCCGGAGTCGCGCGCGGGCTGCGCGACGCGCTGCTCGCCCGCCCCGGCGGAGCGGGCCGGGCGGCCGCCATCGTCACCGGAGTGGTGACGGCGGCGGGCGGGTACGTACTCGGCAGCGTCCGGGCACGCAGGGGTGGGGCCACGTTCTCGGTCGTCCAGATCGAGGGGGCGGAACGATGA